One window of Thermacetogenium phaeum DSM 12270 genomic DNA carries:
- a CDS encoding DUF5320 domain-containing protein produces the protein MPRGRHYFGPGFWKGGPGPAPWAGGWWGGNPAPFCRFFPWLPRHWWAYPGWGFDAGWLPGYWGAEQDWKENEAAVLKQQAAFLEKQLEEINRRLGELGEQK, from the coding sequence ATGCCTCGCGGCAGGCACTACTTCGGACCGGGATTCTGGAAAGGCGGGCCCGGCCCTGCACCTTGGGCAGGCGGATGGTGGGGAGGCAACCCTGCGCCTTTCTGCCGGTTTTTCCCCTGGCTTCCCAGACACTGGTGGGCATACCCGGGATGGGGGTTTGATGCAGGATGGCTGCCGGGGTACTGGGGAGCAGAGCAGGACTGGAAGGAGAATGAGGCAGCAGTTCTCAAGCAGCAGGCGGCCTTTTTAGAAAAACAGTTAGAAGAGATCAACAGGCGCCTGGGAGAACTGGGAGAACAGAAATAA
- a CDS encoding MOSC domain-containing protein produces MPEKYEALKEMMPMKEGLVVGVCVSEKRGTGKVNVGKGYLAKDYGLIGDAHAGSERPLSILPLELIERVASEKGIKANPGDFAENITVKGIDMGGIRPGTRMSIGEAEVEVIQIGKEIDASHTFSFHGIALLVSEGCFCRVVRSGRVKIGDSVRLLEEFN; encoded by the coding sequence GTGCCGGAAAAATATGAGGCTTTGAAGGAGATGATGCCGATGAAGGAAGGTTTGGTGGTCGGGGTCTGTGTAAGCGAGAAGCGAGGCACTGGAAAGGTAAATGTTGGGAAGGGGTACCTTGCGAAGGATTACGGGCTGATCGGGGATGCCCATGCCGGTTCCGAGAGGCCGCTCAGCATCCTGCCGCTGGAGCTCATCGAACGGGTTGCTTCGGAGAAGGGGATTAAGGCGAACCCCGGAGACTTTGCCGAAAATATTACCGTAAAGGGCATCGACATGGGAGGGATCCGCCCGGGAACACGGATGTCGATAGGTGAGGCGGAGGTAGAGGTTATTCAAATCGGCAAGGAGATCGACGCCTCCCACACTTTCTCCTTTCACGGTATCGCCCTCCTGGTCTCAGAGGGGTGCTTTTGCCGGGTTGTGCGCAGCGGCAGAGTAAAGATCGGCGATTCCGTCCGCCTGCTGGAAGAGTTTAACTGA
- a CDS encoding MBL fold metallo-hydrolase yields the protein MELACVKITVLCENTVGVPAGLVGEWGLAMLVEAAGKKLLFDTGEQGAVINNAAALGVDLRAVDALVMSHGHYDHAGGMRALLRYRGRLPVYLHPDFFIPRYSSTPREHYIGVPYRREELESLGANFAFSREPLEIVPGVWFSGEVPRKTPFEKGDNALFHLKDGSKVSDPVRDDVSLFCVTKGGLLIVVGCAHAGIVNIVEHARRVTGRNQVYGIIGGTHLGAVSEAQREATIEYLKKLDLKFLAVNHCSGMPVIAELFRLFRSEFHFASAGTVFKLEF from the coding sequence TTGGAACTGGCCTGCGTAAAAATAACGGTGCTCTGTGAAAATACTGTCGGTGTCCCTGCCGGCCTGGTGGGAGAGTGGGGACTGGCCATGCTCGTGGAAGCGGCCGGCAAAAAGCTCTTGTTTGATACCGGGGAACAGGGTGCGGTGATCAATAACGCCGCAGCCTTGGGGGTAGACCTGCGCGCTGTGGATGCTCTGGTCATGAGCCACGGACACTACGACCACGCCGGCGGCATGCGGGCTTTGTTGCGTTATCGGGGGAGGCTTCCTGTTTACCTTCATCCCGATTTCTTTATTCCCCGTTATTCCTCTACGCCGCGTGAGCATTACATCGGAGTTCCTTACAGGCGGGAGGAGCTGGAGAGCCTCGGGGCGAATTTCGCGTTTTCCCGCGAGCCTTTGGAAATCGTGCCGGGCGTCTGGTTTAGCGGGGAGGTGCCGCGGAAAACCCCTTTCGAAAAGGGGGATAACGCTCTGTTTCATCTTAAAGACGGCAGCAAGGTGAGCGATCCCGTCCGTGATGACGTGAGCCTCTTCTGCGTTACAAAAGGGGGCCTTTTGATCGTGGTGGGCTGCGCTCACGCCGGAATAGTAAACATTGTGGAACACGCCCGCCGGGTGACCGGCCGCAATCAGGTCTACGGTATCATAGGCGGTACCCACTTAGGGGCGGTTTCCGAGGCGCAGAGGGAGGCCACTATAGAATACTTGAAGAAGTTGGATCTGAAGTTCCTGGCCGTCAATCACTGCAGCGGAATGCCGGTGATCGCAGAGCTGTTTCGCCTATTTCGTTCTGAATTCCATTTCGCCTCGGCCGGGACTGTTTTTAAGTTAGAATTCTAA
- a CDS encoding DUF5320 domain-containing protein → MPRGDGTGPWGLGPMTGRAAGYCAGFPVPGFMNPSGFGRRWWGRAWSWQWAAPFYGRPFYAAGPEQEATFLKNQAEVIREELKRIEKRLKELGKAGEE, encoded by the coding sequence ATGCCTAGAGGTGATGGAACTGGTCCGTGGGGCCTTGGTCCGATGACAGGAAGGGCCGCCGGATACTGTGCCGGATTTCCCGTTCCCGGTTTCATGAATCCCTCCGGATTCGGCAGGAGGTGGTGGGGACGGGCCTGGAGTTGGCAATGGGCTGCTCCTTTTTACGGGCGCCCCTTCTATGCCGCCGGCCCCGAGCAGGAAGCAACATTTTTGAAAAATCAGGCAGAAGTCATCAGGGAAGAGCTCAAAAGAATAGAAAAGCGCCTGAAAGAGCTAGGCAAAGCCGGAGAAGAATAA
- a CDS encoding FmdB family zinc ribbon protein gives MPTYEYVCERCGIRFERQQAVTEAPLTDCPECRGKVHRLISGGAGFILKGQRRDRPGPGREECSLEQSGRTCCGRSERCGKPSCEGE, from the coding sequence ATGCCGACGTATGAATACGTATGCGAAAGATGCGGCATCAGGTTTGAACGGCAGCAGGCCGTAACCGAAGCACCGTTGACGGACTGCCCGGAATGCCGGGGAAAGGTGCACAGGCTAATCAGCGGCGGTGCCGGGTTTATACTCAAGGGGCAGCGCCGCGACCGGCCGGGGCCTGGAAGGGAGGAATGTTCGCTGGAACAAAGCGGAAGAACCTGCTGTGGTCGATCCGAGCGCTGCGGCAAACCATCATGCGAAGGAGAATAA
- a CDS encoding radical SAM protein yields MKAVSYKYIYGPVPSRRLGRSLGIDLVPFKTCTYDCVYCQLGRTTAKTVERKEYVSVDAILSELEEKLATGETPDYISLAGSGEPTLNACIGELIERIKSLTDVPLAVLTNGSLLWVKEVQDALMAADLVLPSLDAGDEHLFQYVNRPHEEISFENMIKGLAEFTKRFSGEVWLEVLLLGGVTGIPSEVKKIASLIERIGPARVQLNTVSRPPAEEYALTIPPEQMIALKALIPGEVDIISEKGDEEPHITAPHAEDEENILALLNRRPCTAEDIAKSLGIHITEVIKHLEGLSASGRVTTTSVNKRVFYVPTSK; encoded by the coding sequence ATGAAAGCAGTCAGCTATAAATACATCTACGGCCCTGTTCCCTCACGGCGCCTGGGCCGATCGCTGGGAATTGATTTGGTACCTTTCAAAACCTGCACCTACGATTGTGTGTACTGCCAGCTGGGGCGTACCACCGCTAAAACCGTCGAGCGAAAGGAATATGTCTCCGTCGACGCCATTCTTTCGGAACTAGAAGAAAAGCTTGCTACCGGAGAAACCCCTGACTACATCAGCCTGGCAGGGTCTGGGGAGCCGACGCTGAACGCCTGCATCGGAGAACTGATTGAAAGGATCAAAAGTCTGACAGATGTTCCGTTGGCCGTTCTCACCAACGGCTCGCTGCTCTGGGTAAAGGAAGTCCAAGATGCTCTGATGGCTGCCGACCTCGTCCTCCCCTCCCTGGATGCCGGGGATGAGCACCTCTTCCAATACGTCAACCGCCCGCATGAGGAAATCTCGTTTGAGAACATGATTAAAGGCCTCGCCGAATTCACCAAACGTTTTTCAGGAGAGGTCTGGCTGGAGGTTCTGCTGCTGGGTGGAGTTACGGGAATACCTTCCGAAGTGAAGAAAATAGCATCCCTTATCGAAAGAATCGGCCCCGCCCGGGTTCAGCTGAATACAGTGTCCCGGCCACCTGCAGAGGAGTACGCCCTTACGATCCCTCCGGAGCAAATGATCGCCCTGAAGGCGCTCATCCCCGGGGAGGTGGACATCATCAGCGAGAAAGGAGATGAGGAACCCCACATCACAGCTCCCCACGCCGAGGATGAAGAGAATATCCTGGCCCTGCTGAACAGGAGGCCGTGCACAGCCGAAGACATTGCAAAAAGCCTGGGCATCCATATCACAGAAGTGATCAAGCACCTCGAAGGGTTGAGCGCATCCGGCAGAGTAACAACGACATCCGTTAACAAGCGGGTTTTCTACGTTCCAACATCGAAATAA
- a CDS encoding MetQ/NlpA family ABC transporter substrate-binding protein — protein MKRLFALIFCFALLFGLAAGCGQRETEEPENGATATTKLVVGATAKPHAEILEVIKPMLKEQGIELEIREFTDYVLLNPALEDGQIDANFFQHIPYLEDYNKENNADLVWTVKVHNEPMGVYSKKYQKVEDFPNGATVGIPNDTTNGGRALMVLERSGIIKLREGAGLTATEKDIVDNPKNLKIQMMDAAMLPRALDDLDACVINSNYALEAGLNPVKDSIFMEPKDSPFANVLVVRPEDKDKEAIKKLGEALQSPQVKQFLEEKYQGSCVPAF, from the coding sequence GTGAAGAGACTTTTTGCACTGATCTTTTGTTTCGCTTTATTGTTCGGGTTGGCCGCAGGGTGCGGGCAAAGGGAGACCGAAGAGCCGGAAAACGGAGCGACGGCGACGACTAAGCTGGTAGTAGGGGCCACCGCCAAGCCCCACGCCGAGATTCTGGAAGTGATCAAGCCCATGCTCAAGGAGCAGGGGATCGAACTGGAAATCAGGGAGTTCACGGATTATGTGCTGCTGAACCCGGCCCTTGAGGACGGCCAGATCGACGCTAACTTCTTCCAGCACATCCCTTATCTCGAGGACTACAACAAAGAGAACAACGCCGATCTCGTCTGGACGGTGAAGGTTCACAACGAGCCGATGGGGGTTTACTCGAAGAAATACCAGAAGGTTGAGGATTTCCCCAATGGAGCTACTGTCGGTATCCCCAATGACACGACAAATGGCGGGCGTGCCCTGATGGTTCTGGAGCGGTCCGGGATCATCAAGCTGAGAGAGGGTGCGGGGCTGACTGCCACCGAGAAGGACATCGTTGACAACCCGAAAAACCTCAAAATCCAGATGATGGATGCGGCGATGCTCCCCAGAGCCTTAGATGATCTGGACGCCTGCGTCATCAACAGCAACTACGCTCTGGAGGCCGGCCTCAACCCAGTCAAGGATTCCATCTTCATGGAGCCCAAGGACTCACCCTTCGCCAACGTGCTGGTGGTGCGGCCGGAGGATAAGGATAAAGAGGCCATCAAGAAGCTGGGTGAGGCCTTACAGTCTCCCCAGGTGAAGCAGTTCCTGGAGGAAAAGTACCAGGGAAGCTGTGTCCCGGCTTTCTAA
- a CDS encoding methionine ABC transporter permease — MFDLAANAWVVDRVLLATWETIYMVAISTFMSYVFGLPLGVILVVTSEGHILENRWINSVIGSIVNATRSVPFIIFLILIIPLTRLIVGTSIGTVASIVPLTLAAIPFVARLVETSLKEIEWGLVEAALSMGASAWQVISKVLIPEALPSLLRGVAITTINLVGYSAMAGVVGGGGLGTLAYYYGYQRYQNTVMWITVIVLIVLVQLVQMLGDASAAKITNRRR; from the coding sequence ATGTTTGACCTGGCAGCGAACGCCTGGGTGGTGGACAGGGTCCTGCTGGCCACGTGGGAGACCATTTACATGGTGGCCATCTCCACATTTATGAGCTATGTCTTCGGTCTTCCCCTCGGCGTGATTTTGGTCGTTACCTCCGAGGGGCACATACTGGAAAACAGATGGATCAACAGCGTCATCGGTTCCATCGTCAACGCTACCCGCTCAGTTCCCTTTATCATCTTTTTGATCCTGATCATTCCCCTTACCCGGTTGATCGTGGGGACATCCATCGGAACCGTTGCTTCCATAGTTCCACTGACCCTGGCGGCGATCCCCTTCGTCGCCAGGCTTGTGGAAACGTCGCTCAAGGAAATCGAGTGGGGGCTCGTCGAGGCGGCGCTCTCCATGGGGGCGAGCGCCTGGCAGGTGATCTCCAAGGTGCTGATCCCGGAGGCCCTGCCCTCTCTTCTGCGCGGTGTCGCCATTACAACTATCAACCTGGTCGGCTACTCGGCGATGGCGGGTGTTGTGGGGGGAGGTGGTCTGGGAACGCTGGCTTACTATTACGGCTATCAACGCTACCAAAATACGGTGATGTGGATAACAGTTATCGTGTTGATTGTGCTGGTGCAGCTGGTGCAGATGCTGGGGGACGCCTCGGCAGCAAAAATCACTAACAGGAGGAGGTAG
- a CDS encoding methionine ABC transporter ATP-binding protein: protein MIEVRNLTKIYTAPGQKIVALDDVSLRVEKGEIFGIIGLSGAGKSTLIRCINMLEKPTRGSVFVDGVEITALNEKELRRARQKIGMIFQHFNLLSSRTVFDNVMFPLEIAGIPRKQAAERVRELLDLVGLADKADVYPAQLSGGQKQRVGIARALASSPKLLLSDEATSALDPQTTRSILNLLKDINRKFNLTILLITHDMNVIKEACDRVAVIADSRIVEVGNVLDVFSNPQTETSRSFVDTVINRDIPADLLQRSGGCDSGTISYLVRVSFIGASAGKPLISSMVKRYDVTANIIYGKIDRVKDTPFGYLTLELSGPSGQLNEALAFLRNNGLEVEVLEDV from the coding sequence TTGATCGAGGTCAGGAACCTTACCAAGATTTACACTGCCCCAGGGCAAAAGATCGTCGCCCTCGATGACGTCAGCCTTCGTGTGGAAAAGGGGGAGATCTTCGGAATTATCGGATTGAGCGGTGCCGGCAAGAGCACCCTTATCCGCTGCATTAATATGCTGGAGAAGCCCACCAGGGGCTCTGTTTTTGTCGACGGAGTGGAGATTACGGCTCTTAATGAAAAGGAGTTGCGAAGAGCCAGACAGAAAATAGGGATGATCTTCCAGCACTTCAACCTTCTTTCCTCCCGGACGGTCTTCGACAACGTGATGTTCCCCCTGGAGATAGCCGGGATTCCCAGGAAGCAGGCTGCAGAGCGTGTTCGGGAACTGCTCGATCTGGTGGGCCTGGCCGATAAGGCGGATGTATATCCTGCCCAGCTGAGCGGTGGTCAGAAGCAGCGCGTGGGCATTGCCCGGGCTCTGGCCAGCTCTCCCAAACTGCTGCTGTCCGATGAGGCCACCTCTGCCCTCGACCCTCAGACCACCCGTTCCATCCTCAACCTGCTTAAGGATATTAACCGTAAGTTTAACCTCACCATTCTGCTGATCACCCACGATATGAATGTCATTAAGGAGGCCTGCGACCGGGTGGCGGTTATAGCCGATTCCCGCATTGTGGAGGTAGGGAATGTCCTCGATGTATTTTCCAATCCTCAGACGGAGACCTCCCGGAGCTTCGTCGATACGGTAATCAACAGGGATATTCCGGCGGATTTACTGCAGCGCTCCGGCGGCTGCGATTCCGGCACCATTTCCTATCTGGTGCGAGTCTCCTTTATCGGGGCCTCTGCCGGTAAGCCGCTGATTTCCTCCATGGTGAAAAGGTACGATGTCACGGCCAATATCATTTACGGGAAGATTGACCGCGTTAAGGATACACCCTTCGGTTACCTGACTCTGGAACTGTCTGGCCCCTCCGGGCAGTTGAATGAGGCCCTGGCCTTTTTGCGGAACAACGGGCTGGAAGTGGAGGTGCTGGAAGATGTTTGA
- a CDS encoding MGDG synthase family glycosyltransferase: MRKGRRVAILAVRFGNGHWQAAQALKTALEEADPTIVVDVRNYLTFVGHLFELLTRVIYHDLMIRFPGIYRVFFSFTNNLHSGSFLQRLINSCGSRNFLRYLKKTAPCLIISTFPIPSAVTAELKRKGLISCPLVTVITDYTLHRQWIQPGTDLYIVATREMAEELERYGVSPQSLAVLGIPVAPGLKGRTGKGIGRLLPALPAECYDFPLVLVINGATNFRGELPALCRMLADFPISLVAVVLAVGRPSLRVRLRRMVGKGRNPVFIMGYSRELPSFLELATCVISKAGGMTVSEALVKELPLIIYRPLPCQEEKNRDYLVSSGAALTAEDLVELEECLREVLLRPHLCSRMRAAARRLRRPDAAREAARLLLAYRK, from the coding sequence ATGAGGAAGGGCAGGCGGGTTGCCATTTTGGCCGTGCGCTTTGGCAACGGCCACTGGCAGGCCGCTCAGGCTTTAAAAACTGCTCTGGAAGAAGCCGACCCCACCATAGTGGTGGATGTCCGCAATTACCTGACCTTTGTGGGGCATCTCTTTGAGCTTCTTACCAGGGTGATTTATCACGATCTGATGATTCGTTTTCCCGGGATCTACAGAGTGTTCTTCTCCTTTACCAACAACCTGCATTCCGGTTCTTTTCTGCAGAGGCTGATCAATTCCTGCGGTTCCCGCAACTTCCTTCGTTACCTCAAGAAAACCGCTCCCTGCTTGATCATCAGCACCTTCCCGATTCCGTCCGCCGTTACCGCCGAGCTGAAAAGGAAGGGGTTGATCAGCTGCCCTTTGGTGACCGTGATCACCGATTATACCCTGCACCGCCAGTGGATTCAGCCGGGTACCGACCTCTACATTGTGGCGACCCGGGAGATGGCCGAGGAGCTGGAGAGATACGGGGTTTCCCCGCAATCCTTGGCCGTCCTGGGTATACCTGTTGCTCCCGGTCTGAAAGGCCGGACCGGGAAGGGTATCGGGAGGCTGCTACCGGCACTGCCGGCGGAATGCTACGATTTTCCCCTTGTCCTGGTGATCAACGGCGCCACCAACTTCAGGGGGGAACTCCCGGCGCTCTGCCGGATGCTGGCCGACTTTCCCATATCCCTGGTGGCGGTGGTGCTGGCCGTTGGGCGCCCCTCTCTGCGGGTCCGTCTGCGCCGGATGGTGGGGAAGGGGCGCAACCCGGTTTTTATCATGGGTTATTCCCGGGAGCTGCCATCTTTTCTGGAGCTGGCCACCTGTGTCATAAGCAAGGCCGGCGGGATGACGGTGAGCGAGGCCCTGGTTAAGGAATTGCCCCTGATCATTTACCGCCCCCTCCCCTGCCAGGAGGAGAAGAACCGCGACTATTTGGTGTCTTCCGGAGCGGCCCTCACTGCCGAGGATTTGGTGGAGCTTGAAGAGTGCCTGCGAGAGGTGCTCCTCAGACCCCATCTCTGCAGCCGGATGAGGGCAGCGGCGCGGCGCCTGCGCCGGCCGGATGCCGCAAGGGAGGCCGCCCGCCTCCTGCTGGCGTATCGGAAGTAG
- a CDS encoding S-layer homology domain-containing protein: MIKILRLMRKWRLLTGVFCLLMALFLGWPAPVDAYTVLKEEVFSEPVAAGVTLQTYRQMTDEGLLKIYVLNVDLTNPYIKIDTIIGADNRTFEKASPVLSKAGAAGAVAAVNGDFFHLTEGKHPLGFTVQNGEVLTTPMLWGDFNAFALTRDLSPFIGRFSFAGEVRVIPPEGNGDPASFPLSGINKPRYSARVDGQVVVSDTNRLQMYNRVWGPVSRGAQADLPGWTEVVVEDGRVMEMRIDQPPVEIPADGFILCGHGEAARFLQEHCLPGAQVDVDCEITPLGEEIQTAIGGKDLLVVDGWVAPSFSKELEGKFARTAVAYSRDGKRLYLVAVEGGKGSRGMRLQELAGFLVERLGAWNAINLDGGGSTTMVARPLGETGLALVNTPAQGSQRSVPNALGVFSTAPAGELSGLVIRGPEEVLAGLDYSYKVSGYDQYYNPFTVDQENVTWRIVKGSGSIEGGVLRADQGGALVIEASYGDVREEFAVKALGAADLKGLEIQPGVVKVDPGKTVSLKVRALGKDGRSWDIPGGRIRWEITGAVGTINNGVFTAGSEDAAGQIKAHFLGLTAVIPVTVGTPVPEDVRNHWALPQVKELLKRGVVSGYPDGTFRPDRMVTRGEFVVMLANALDWTAPSVELPFKDEIPDWVRPCLQAAYGKGVVSGFPDGTFRPDQKITRAELAVMVAGALNLPAAEKTVAFEDAGKIPSWARDAVQRVAAAGLMVGYGGYFRPLDNATRAEVAAVICAVLTANP, encoded by the coding sequence ATGATCAAAATTTTACGGTTGATGCGAAAGTGGCGCCTGCTGACGGGAGTTTTCTGCCTTTTGATGGCTCTTTTTCTGGGATGGCCGGCTCCTGTAGATGCTTACACCGTCCTTAAGGAGGAGGTCTTTTCGGAGCCGGTGGCGGCAGGGGTGACCCTGCAAACGTACAGGCAGATGACTGATGAAGGGCTTCTCAAGATTTATGTTCTGAACGTCGATCTGACCAACCCCTACATTAAGATCGACACCATTATCGGCGCCGACAACCGCACCTTTGAAAAAGCCTCTCCGGTGCTCTCCAAGGCCGGGGCGGCCGGGGCGGTGGCGGCCGTCAACGGCGATTTCTTCCACCTGACAGAGGGTAAGCATCCTCTCGGTTTTACGGTCCAAAATGGTGAAGTTCTGACGACCCCGATGCTCTGGGGGGACTTCAACGCCTTCGCCCTCACAAGAGATCTCAGCCCCTTTATCGGCCGCTTTTCGTTTGCCGGTGAGGTCCGGGTGATCCCTCCCGAAGGAAATGGCGATCCTGCAAGCTTTCCCCTCTCCGGGATCAACAAACCGCGCTACTCGGCGCGGGTAGATGGACAAGTGGTGGTTTCCGACACCAACCGGCTTCAAATGTACAACAGGGTTTGGGGGCCGGTTAGCCGGGGTGCTCAGGCGGATCTCCCCGGCTGGACAGAAGTGGTTGTGGAAGATGGGAGAGTCATGGAGATGAGGATCGACCAGCCGCCTGTGGAGATCCCGGCTGATGGTTTTATCCTGTGCGGGCACGGGGAGGCCGCCCGTTTCCTGCAGGAGCACTGCCTCCCGGGGGCGCAGGTGGATGTCGACTGTGAGATCACACCGCTGGGGGAGGAAATCCAGACGGCCATTGGAGGCAAGGATCTGCTGGTAGTGGACGGCTGGGTCGCCCCCTCATTTAGCAAAGAACTGGAAGGAAAGTTCGCCCGTACCGCTGTGGCTTATTCGCGGGACGGCAAGCGCCTGTACCTGGTGGCCGTGGAGGGCGGCAAGGGCAGCCGCGGGATGCGTCTTCAGGAGCTGGCCGGCTTTCTGGTAGAGAGACTCGGCGCCTGGAATGCCATCAATCTGGACGGTGGAGGATCGACGACCATGGTCGCCCGGCCTCTGGGTGAAACCGGGTTGGCCCTCGTCAATACCCCTGCCCAGGGATCGCAGCGCTCGGTTCCCAATGCCCTGGGGGTGTTTTCCACCGCTCCTGCCGGAGAGCTGTCCGGGCTTGTTATCAGGGGGCCTGAGGAGGTGCTCGCCGGACTGGATTATTCTTACAAGGTAAGCGGCTACGACCAGTATTACAACCCCTTCACCGTTGACCAGGAAAATGTGACCTGGAGGATCGTCAAGGGTTCCGGGAGTATCGAGGGAGGCGTATTGAGGGCCGACCAGGGCGGGGCGCTGGTGATCGAAGCCTCTTACGGGGATGTCCGCGAGGAATTTGCGGTTAAGGCTCTGGGTGCCGCCGATCTCAAGGGCCTGGAGATCCAGCCGGGTGTCGTGAAGGTCGACCCCGGCAAGACGGTTTCCTTGAAGGTCAGGGCGCTCGGAAAGGACGGGAGAAGCTGGGACATCCCCGGCGGCAGGATCCGCTGGGAGATCACGGGAGCGGTCGGAACCATCAACAATGGGGTGTTTACGGCCGGCAGTGAGGATGCCGCCGGGCAGATCAAGGCCCACTTCCTGGGCCTGACGGCTGTAATTCCTGTAACCGTAGGCACACCGGTACCTGAAGATGTGCGCAATCACTGGGCATTGCCCCAGGTCAAAGAACTGCTGAAACGCGGTGTTGTCAGTGGCTACCCTGACGGTACTTTCCGCCCCGACCGGATGGTGACGAGGGGAGAGTTTGTGGTCATGCTTGCCAATGCACTGGATTGGACCGCGCCCTCTGTGGAGCTTCCCTTCAAGGACGAGATTCCCGACTGGGTCCGGCCCTGCCTGCAGGCTGCCTACGGTAAAGGTGTTGTCAGCGGTTTTCCGGACGGGACGTTTCGGCCGGATCAGAAGATCACCCGTGCCGAACTGGCGGTGATGGTGGCAGGGGCGCTGAATCTCCCCGCTGCGGAAAAGACGGTGGCCTTTGAGGATGCCGGGAAGATTCCCTCCTGGGCACGGGATGCCGTGCAGCGCGTGGCCGCAGCGGGGCTGATGGTCGGTTACGGAGGTTATTTCCGCCCGTTGGATAACGCCACCAGGGCGGAGGTGGCGGCGGTAATCTGTGCGGTTTTAACCGCCAACCCTTGA
- a CDS encoding hydrogenase maturation protease — MRKGRLAMGKKIVVGIGNLLLKDDGVGVHVIRALEGKSLSPEVELIDGGTAGCDLLPLLAGAEKIIVVDALQGGGPPGAIYRLTPEDCGRQSGDGTISLHDLGILVAFHDLQMLEGKPVPAVIIGVEPGEIGVGMELTPQVKATIPRVLELIEQELER, encoded by the coding sequence TTGAGGAAAGGGCGGTTGGCGATGGGGAAAAAGATCGTGGTCGGGATCGGCAACCTCTTGCTCAAGGATGACGGGGTGGGCGTGCATGTGATCCGCGCCCTTGAGGGGAAGTCCCTCTCCCCTGAGGTAGAGCTGATCGACGGGGGGACGGCGGGTTGCGACCTGCTGCCGCTCCTGGCGGGGGCCGAGAAGATCATAGTTGTCGATGCCCTCCAGGGGGGAGGCCCGCCGGGAGCCATCTATCGCCTGACGCCTGAAGACTGCGGGCGTCAGAGCGGGGACGGCACCATCTCCCTTCACGACCTCGGCATTCTGGTGGCCTTCCACGACCTGCAGATGCTCGAGGGTAAGCCCGTCCCGGCCGTGATTATCGGGGTGGAGCCCGGGGAGATCGGCGTGGGGATGGAGTTGACTCCTCAGGTGAAGGCGACTATTCCCCGGGTGCTGGAGCTCATCGAGCAGGAACTGGAGCGCTGA
- the deoC gene encoding deoxyribose-phosphate aldolase translates to MVNLAPFIEHTLLRPDAVAEDYERLCREACECGFYGVCVPPQRVGLARSLLAGSAVRVVTVAGFPFGFQDLAAKEKEVEEALAEGADEVDAVIHIGALKEGRLDEVGREVSALVKVVSSAGKGEGRPLLKMIIETCYLTDEEKVAAAWLIRDAGADFVKTSTGFGPGGATVEDVALLIRATGGELRVKASGGIRTKEQALALITAGAARLGTSRGPDLVK, encoded by the coding sequence ATGGTGAATCTGGCGCCCTTTATCGAGCATACCTTGCTGCGCCCTGATGCCGTGGCCGAAGATTATGAACGCCTCTGCCGGGAGGCCTGTGAGTGCGGGTTCTACGGGGTCTGCGTACCGCCGCAGAGAGTAGGACTGGCCCGTTCTCTGCTCGCCGGCAGCGCTGTCAGGGTGGTTACGGTGGCGGGTTTCCCTTTCGGATTTCAGGATCTTGCTGCCAAAGAAAAAGAGGTGGAAGAGGCGCTTGCAGAAGGGGCGGATGAGGTCGATGCCGTGATCCACATCGGTGCCCTGAAAGAGGGGCGCTTAGACGAGGTCGGGAGAGAGGTTTCGGCGTTAGTTAAGGTTGTCTCTTCCGCCGGAAAGGGGGAGGGGCGGCCGCTTCTCAAGATGATCATCGAAACCTGCTATCTGACCGATGAGGAAAAGGTGGCGGCGGCATGGTTGATTCGGGATGCGGGTGCGGATTTCGTCAAGACCTCCACCGGCTTTGGGCCGGGTGGGGCGACCGTGGAGGATGTGGCCCTTCTTATCCGGGCGACCGGAGGGGAGCTGCGGGTCAAGGCTTCAGGAGGCATCAGAACGAAGGAGCAGGCCCTGGCCCTGATCACCGCCGGGGCGGCGCGACTGGGAACCAGCCGCGGCCCGGATCTGGTGAAGTGA